A stretch of DNA from Glycine max cultivar Williams 82 chromosome 18, Glycine_max_v4.0, whole genome shotgun sequence:
atgtaattttttatctaataagtttatttcaattaaattttaaatattataaaatatttaatatttatatttaataattaattttttgagaatgttaaaaaaatgtgataagaGCTACGAATATTCCGGAAAATCCATTGAGAGCCACATGCCATTGTTGGCAAAAGGATATACCATTTATAACTTTAGATGCTTGCACATGCCGTACAAGAATTTTCTACTAGTCTATGACGAAACACGTGGCTCCATTTTATATTTGTGTTAGGGAAGCACGtgtctatttatttaattatttttcgaCTTAAGTTTAAGTTATAACTAAATCACTAATTTATTCTCTGGTTCCTCAATTTGACATTATTTTCCTTCTAACCTaaccatttttctcttcttacaAAGCTTGGCACAATTTACTTCGTCACTTGTGTTTCATTCActagtaataatttaatttaggggtATACCAAATATGCATAAATAATATTcagcaaagaaaaaatatatgtttgcaTCCTTTGCCTTTTCAACTCTTGCCAAATGTGGaatgaaataataattcaaatagcttaacaaatcaataaatatgGAAAGAATTTGCTTTGGATGAACATGGCAAATTGTGACACATATGGAAAAAGCTCGTGCTTGGTTGGACAAAAAGGAGAAATTGATGATCTCGTATAAGTAAGTCCAATAAACATATGCATGAGGCGTAggcgatatattttttttaataaaaaatttaggagAAGGATATATCACTCTCATTTAAGATAGGAAAAACTTTAACCCTCCAAAATATTCACAtaattacttatatttatttcactttaaaaagacgagtaaaaatttaaatttatcacaCATCATATCAACATCTAGTGTTGTTTTACTTAATCAACTTAAAATAGACATATGTTACATTTAATTGAAGTTtgtaaaatatgataaaatattactGTGTATACATATTTAATTGATAGGTTAAAATATGATACAATAGCATGAGTGGAATATTATATCAACCggattatatgataaatataaactaattcgaataaaaaaaatttagatcgattaaaattgaaaaattataaattcaattaGTTAGGTTTGTaactcaaattttgattttaagtttCAAACCGAATTCATCTACTCAAATTACATGCGTAcacttatttatcttattttatattttttacttacttaaacatataattttatcaaatatttattatttaataaattaatttaaccattTGCAGTTAtcaaataactttttatattttaactaatCTTTTAGTTAGTTTGTTGaagaatattatatatgtgCAATTCCAAGAAGCCTCTAGGGTGTCAATAGAGTATACTTTCTAActaatagttattataaaatgaacCTGTAAATTTTTACTCTTCATGGTAGTGTAAAGCAAATAAAGCAAAGAAGAAGGGCGTGTAAGCAAAATTAATGGCCAGTACACTGTACAGAAGTTGAGCAGTGGTTTCCTTACTATAGACGATAAAGGAGAAAAATCCAGAAAGAACCAGGAGAGGAAAGTCTTTCAGTCTTTCTAGTTCTACCAACAACAAGTACGAAccaatactaataataatattattattattctcacgggtaaataaataaataaaatggtgCGTGCATAGTAATAGGCTAATAGGGTAGTAGTTTCTTCATGTTGGGTAGTTGGAACTCCTTAAGCAGCTTCAGAGTCTGAGAAGTGAGAAGCGGAAGAAGAAGCGATGCGTTTTTGCCCGTGTTTTGGATCCGAGGAGGCCAAGGGGGTGGCGGATCGCGACCCGGTCCTGCTGGTTTCGGGCATGGGCGGCTCCATTGTCAATTCCAAGCCCAAGAAATTCGGGTTCACCACTCGGGTTTGGGTCAGACTCCTCCTCGCTGACGTCGAGTTCCGAAACAAGATTTGGTCCCTTTACAATCCCCAAACAGGTCCTTGCTTAACACTTCTGTTACTACTACCACACCACCCTATGCATTTCAATTTTTCAGTTCAATCATCATTCTCTAGCAAAATTGGCACGGCCTTTCAGGTTACACTGAAACGTTGGACAAGAAGTCTGAAATTGTGGTCCCTGACGATGATCACGGCCTCTATGCGATCGATATTTTGGATCCGTCATGGGTAATTAACCAATCTTAAGGGGTTATGcttatagttaatttttttgttttttgtaagcattgtttgtttatttatttggttttcTTGTGCTTAAGTGTTTCTGTTATGTTGTGTGGCAGTTTACCAAGTGTATACATTTGACGGAGGTGTATCATTTTCATGACATGATTGACATGCTTGTTGGATGTGGTTACAACAAGGGAACCACACTCTTTGGATACGGATATGATTTCAGGCAAAGCAATAGGTACACTATTATGAAGTTTAATGAGTTTGTCATTTCtttttatcggcaaatgttAGTTAGTTGTCAGCAGGGGATTCAATCCCGCGACCTCTCCCCctttccttctcccttcaccactAGATCAGCCTTATATCTCCACTAAGTTTGTCATGTAAGGCTATGTTTGGATAGAAAGTTTCAAGTAAGAAGTTAGGTGAAataaattctataaaagttCTTATGCACATCATCTGACTTCTCTAAAGGATGAGgtgcataagctaattttaatttattggaaAAGTCCAATCATTTTaccatcttttttattttcctgtaAGTGATTCTGgagaagtttattcaaattGAGCCCAAGTCCAAACTATGTGTTTAttattgctgttgttgttgatggTAGGATTGGCAAGGTAATGGAAGGTCTTAAAAGCAAGTTGGAAACTGCTCACAAAGCTTCTGGGGGAAGAAAAGTCAATTTGATTTCCCATTCCATGGGAGGAATCATGATATCGTGTTTCATGTCGCTTTATAGAGATGTCTGCATAACTTTTCTCCATGGCCTCTTTCAATGCTTGTGCTATTTCTACAATATATAGGAGGGAAGTTATAGCGTAACTAGTGGTTGTTTACATTGTTCCTTGGCAGGTGTTTACGAAATATGTGAATAAGTGGATTTGCTTGGCTTGCCCTTTCCAAGGTGATTCTTCTGTTCTTGTGTGGTTTCCCCTAGTTTGCCCTACCTTTTCTAGTATGTATAGGGGTAATCAATAGTCAATTGTATTAGTCTGTGATAGAAAATTTAGGAACATTAGGTTTGCTGAATATAAACTTGATAGCCATATGATATAGTCAATGTGAAACTCAAGCAATAATTTCTTATTGGTATGTAATTTATGGACAATCTTGTACTCTACAAATTTGTGAAACTACTCAAgagtaattatctttttttttttttggaaatggcAAGCTGCAGTCGTGAACAAGAAACTGAATTCCAACTAAGTTGGCACCCACCTCCTAGACACCCCCAGCAAgccaaaatatcatttaatttgattatctaCTCTTCATATTCAAATGGAAATTTTCATCTCATATATTTGATTAGCATGGACCCCTTTCAAATCCATAATTTTATCTGTCTGTTCTTCATGAGTGACTTGATTTGTTTCTGACGTTTTTCCACTGACCGGATAGAAATAAATACCAAACCGTAATTGTCATCCAATATTTGGTTACTAAGAGTAGCAAATCTCTTTTCTTGTAGAGTTGTTTTAACTATGGACCTTACTCAAATATATTGATGTGATGAAAGTGTCAGAAAAATGTGCGatcataaatatattgaataaaatttccTGCTGCTCTGCATCACAAATGTTAAGAGCTTAGGATACTTTCCTTTATActattcttttttccttttcccagATGTCTTAACCATCCATGCTTGAATATgaattacacatgaacaggagCCCCAGGGTGCATCAATGATTCTTTATTAACTggattagagtttgttgatggctttcaaagctatttttttgtgaaaaggTGGACTATGCATCAATTGGTAAATTCTTGTTCCCAATTAATtagttcagtcataatctttgAATTGAATATTGACCATTGGGATAATATTTTtccaaggaaaaatttccattgcactttcaaaagtttaaatcATGGCATCATTTCCAAG
This window harbors:
- the LOC100797043 gene encoding phospholipase A(1) LCAT3, yielding MRFCPCFGSEEAKGVADRDPVLLVSGMGGSIVNSKPKKFGFTTRVWVRLLLADVEFRNKIWSLYNPQTGYTETLDKKSEIVVPDDDHGLYAIDILDPSWFTKCIHLTEVYHFHDMIDMLVGCGYNKGTTLFGYGYDFRQSNRIGKVMEGLKSKLETAHKASGGRKVNLISHSMGGIMISCFMSLYRDVFTKYVNKWICLACPFQGAPGCINDSLLTGLEFVDGFQSYFFVKRWTMHQLLVECPSIYEMLANPYYEWKKQPEILVWRKHTKDGDNNINLESYGPTQSISLFEEALRDNEVNYKGKTISLPFNFDILDWAVETRQLIANAKLPDGVCFYNIYGTSLDTPFDVCYGSENSPIEDLSEICHTMPLYSYVDGDGTVPSESAKGDGLEATERVGVAASHRGILRDETVFQHIQKWLGVEPMVGKHSKTSKVADAQPMVL